The following are encoded together in the Astyanax mexicanus isolate ESR-SI-001 chromosome 8, AstMex3_surface, whole genome shotgun sequence genome:
- the LOC125803903 gene encoding zinc finger protein 501-like, whose translation MELNEVKFENLTSGRSSSPTETSHHCSDCEKSFKTKRLLQRHQRIHTGEKPYLCSECGKSFTQLTTLQSHQRIHTGEKPHHCLDCGKRFTQSGHLQLHQRIHTGEKPYHCSECGTSFREQSSLRKHQQIHTGQKPYHCLDCGKSFTRPVGLQTHQRIHTGDKPFHCTECGKSFNRRNNLQLHQRIHTGEKPYHCSECGRSFTQQTSLRAHQRSHTGETPYPCPQCGRSFRSYNSLKTHTDAIHTALKPYQCSDCGKSFPQPSRLQRHRLTHTGEKLYNCLECGRSFSQSSHLQLHQRIHTGEKPHRCSDCGKSFRHSNTLKKHKCIEMKTKTQVLAVLLDYTT comes from the coding sequence ATGGAATTAAATGAGGTTAAATTTGAGAATTTAACCTCAGGAAGAAGCTCCAGTCCTACTGAAACTTctcatcactgctcagactgtgagaagagctTCAAAACAAAGAGATTACTTCAACGACACCAACgtattcataccggagagaaaccgtacctCTGTTCtgagtgcgggaagagttttactcaattGACTACTCTACAGTCACACCAGCgaattcatactggagaaaaGCCCCATCATTGTTTAGACTGTGGTAAGAGATTTACCCAGTCTGGTCATCTTCAACTCCACCAgcgaattcataccggagagaaaccgtatcactgctctgaGTGCGGAACAAGTTTTCGGGAACAAAGTTCTCTCAGGAAACACCAGCAAATTCATACCGGACAGAAACCGTATCATTGtttagactgtggaaagagttttacaaGACCGGTCGGGCTTCAAACGCACCAGAGAATTCATACAGGAGATAAACCGTTTCACTGCACCGAGtgcggaaagagttttaatcgccGGAATAACCTTCAACTCCACCAgagaattcatactggagagaaaccgtatcactgctcagaatgtgggaggAGCTTCACTCAGCAGACGAGTCTGAGAGCACACCAGAGGAGTCATACTGGAGAAACGCCGTATCCCTGCCCCCAGTGTGGGCGGAGCTTCCGTTCCTACAATAGTCTAAAAACGCACACTGATGCGATTCATACCGCACTtaaaccgtatcagtgttcagactgcgggaagagtttccCTCAGCCCAGTCGACTCCAGCGACACCGGTTAACTCATACCGGAGAGAAGCTCTATAATTGCCTGGAGTGTGGGAGGAGCTTCTCCCAGTCCAGTCATCTCCAACTCCACCAAcgaattcatactggagagaaaccacatcgctgttcagactgtggaaagagtttcagGCATTCAAATAcgctaaaaaaacacaaatgcatCGAGATGAAGACAAAAACTCAAGTGTTGGCTGTTTTACTAGATTACACTACAtaa
- the LOC103038165 gene encoding zinc finger protein 239, translating to MAESVTSSATSWQTFSGALHPITSLGYTQKPERPYHCLECGKSFILQKHLHQHQRIHTGEKPYRCSDCGKSFSQLSSLQRHQRVHTGETPYLCSECGKGFSSESNLKAHQRIHTAQKPFQCSDCGKSFTQSSHLHLHQRIHTGEKPFHCAECGSSFRQRGTLKKHQRIHTGEKLYRCSVCEKHFTRPSGLQTHQLIHTGEKPHRCSECGMSFNRQSSLQLHQRIHTGEKPYYCSGCRKSFRHLNTFNQHKCIKTDAETCDPSLSVL from the coding sequence ATGGCTGAAAGTGTGACGTCCAGCGCAACGTCCTGGCAGACTTTTTCTGGTGCTCTCCACCCCATCACTTCTCTCGGTTACACACAGAAACCGGAGAGACCGTATCACTGCCTGGAGTGTGGAAAGAGCTTCATCCTACAGAAACATCTCCACCAACACCAgcgaattcataccggagagaaaccctACCGCTGCTCAGACTGCGGCAAGAGCTTCTCTCAGCTCAGCAGCCTCCAGAGACACCAGCGAGTTCATACCGGAGAGACGCCGTACCTCTGCTCGGAGTGTGGGAAAGGCTTCAGTTCTGAGAGTAACCTCAAAgcgcaccagcgcattcacactgcgCAGAAACCGTTTCAGTGCTCAGACTGCGGCAAGAGCTTCACCCAGTCCAGCCACCTCCATCTCCACCAgagaattcataccggagagaagcCGTTTCACTGCGCTGAATGTGGAAGCAGCTTCAGACAGAGGGGCACTCTCAAAAAGCACCAgcgaattcataccggagagaaactGTACCGCTGCTCAGTGTGTGAAAAACACTTCACCCGACCCAGCGGCCTTCAAACTCACCAGCtgattcataccggagagaaaccgcaCCGCTGCTCAGAGTGCGGTATGAGTTTTAATCGTCAGTCCAGCCTCCAGCTCCACCAgcgaattcataccggagagaaaccgtactaCTGCTCAGGGTGCAGAAAGAGTTTCAGGCATTTGAACACTTTTAATCAACACAAATGTATAAAAACTGACGCGGAAACTTGTGACCCATCGTTATCAGTTTTATAA
- the LOC103037525 gene encoding mitochondrial ubiquitin ligase activator of nfkb 1-A yields MSDVFLSPLTLIGVGASFAFSTVFYQNYQQKILEIHQLKEIPSFQVGEHLQKILNASPEKRLHYVAVEGVVQPVGEPLVSQFVPRCYGVVQKVTTQEHWKVLNYLGSWVSKTMNGKESSRTVPFQLVQQGSYLDRVMVKVESPLEAKGDYLEQVHRRFRKAEDGLLETVVQTVSGEKLTAREEREELLRVGTVLTGFGEVVLERDGAMRLQPPRDGRSFILLPGDHRSFIRRHENTAGMWKGLTALFSITGSTLLAAFVYSAVNNDNRRR; encoded by the exons ATGAGTGACGTGTTCCTCAGCCCGCTCACGCTGATCGGCGTGGGCGCGAGCTTCGCTTTCTCCACCGTCTTCTACCAGAATTACCAGCAGAAGATACTGGAGATCCACCAGCTGAAG GAGATCCCGAGCTTCCAGGTGGGTGAGCACCTGCAGAAGATACTCAACGCCTCTCCAGAGAAAAGACTGCATTATGTAGCTGTAGAAG GTGTGGTGCAGCCGGTCGGTGAGCCGTTGGTCAGTCAGTTCGTGCCGCGGTGTTACGGGGTTGTACAGAAGGTCACCACCCAGGAGCACTGGAAAGTTCTCAACTATTTAGGATCATG GGTCTCCAAAACCATGAACGGCAAGGAGTCGAGCAGGACGGTCCCGTTCCAGCTGGTGCAGCAGGGCTCCTACTTGGACAGGGTGATGGTGAAGGTGGAGTCTCCGCTGGAGGCCAAAGGGGATTACCTGGAGCAGGTGCacag GCGTTTCCGGAAGGCTGAGGACGGGCTGCTGGAGACAGTGGTTCAGACGGTGAGTGGTGAGAAGTTGACGGCGCGGGAGGAACGGGAGGAGCTGCTCCGGGTCGGGACGGTCCTGACTGGTTTCGGGGAGGTGGTTCTGGAGAGGGATGGGGCGATGAGGCTCCAGCCGCCGCGGGATGGGCGGAGCTTCATCCTCCTGCCGGGAGATCACCGCAGCTTCATCCGGAGGCACGAGAACACGGCGGGGATGTGGAAGGGGCTGACGGCGCTGTTCAGCATCACCGGGTCCACGCTGCTCGCCGCCTTCGTCTACAGCGCCGTTAACAACGACAACAGGAGGAGATAG